The Tigriopus californicus strain San Diego chromosome 5, Tcal_SD_v2.1, whole genome shotgun sequence genome includes a region encoding these proteins:
- the LOC131880954 gene encoding brefeldin A-inhibited guanine nucleotide-exchange protein 3-like — protein sequence MEDALQKLMKESGASKYANIATSANRALDVLESYTRAPSFENRKNVLEAVQHALAHGNQKLISQAIVVLQKMVRDDRFHSKEIEKDQYQWMSYQVIGALDDSSSSSSLNEEQKQELLKVLLSLSCNPGWIMNGSLVVQGLNLCLNLHTTGNNGTKAAAQATSAQIISEYCKDLDKTSQEDKFNDAMGLFQFLGSKMEDIPKDSGESGSEIGLILQCLITLIATIPREIVANEHFQKLIPKLTSTLLNYIGHIEKQSNEKGGFWKKKNSEEIVLSEHQCKIVYSVVIELTKLLGSSPSLRPVLESLLHRVFTCSPTNQRLQMIKGLTELFSDVSQLTNLTVYNFGQVHEDPVALMALVMKCLEISYKDCPTTLVELLKCFHQLFATLNNLSMGYGINTIEKAHRIQSLYPTLKSSDYEGPTSYDYYKKQSQSKSSEKGSAEQKVRTMSDEDEGSNDDARDEEGQESSPKRLQSDEEPDQKVDGPFPHKSREDSAEHRRKENPQEDETTSEIPKEAQEQDHLDKNPKDDESDNQSLASDATDGPEEGYEDEQSTLRLDAYVDEASQVEAEASVYRSGKIPKLLVDDQARAELKTNLCRLDSEPDNDAVNEVERENARIFIKKLKESLDHIISARGSVEIDNRIQEFASKFCHEFSTHSIENCGATSGRRVVILNADGVYLTCYSALHLNMQLSMAGFYSSDLKDEDNSIRLLSWESFMNNILASGLLIYVSPIWLSEVYDQVTEVDIFEFGWKLESGKMNGLRNLLVDLDGMNRTEKGAQLVCEYRRFRPDLQWSRNVEDDGEIKAWAGKLLARRILTSGWSPFLSLLHQALGPYLQLSNGGRSNGLAGLLAPSKKKSKVNFGDERLANGLECLRKALGLCQKLEMHDRCGQMLEPLTSLICPDLLNLPNEAREGQRRNLNNLLIVEEVLQDALEAGSQSIDCWKYIMRCVTYILYTSNGRGDLQIGASKMKNSSRKKDSTNPGDVNDLNLKFDSPEQGENTFSFSSFALPPGFDRETDHVENLSDILAHYTEVKERNTILTPEETTQANGLLLKRIDQLFDDAAKKLNLKALVGFLSELCFCSHKELLVVFPRKSGALSTKIKHQRQRQQKSQVFSSATANDSLLFHRISEVMLKCVKSGRPLLHIVKAWALVGQHLMEAACHKEGIIAQKAVQYIHDIVTVFLQNTSEFPYFHFNESLFKPFENLVCMDLCDMDTQDHIVSSICEFVEASTTEIGSGWRSLFGTLKAVHFPYTEAIQVTDAHWQAVLDVFEAFLATENPQVFANAALDYVTCLIHHIRGSEERQQLEELVSLKDVEKVHLPNDGSGENLTQSALGYIMQCHEILGRMYNMSCCPVFQGAHRVHLLDVPQVVDPVVPEMEVISFGDASQTLPHFPYSYAELQTSESLPTEDYDQLFAMSNNHRGLLRVWYLLLDGMTSAVINCPRSQQSLAADALFTIFGSLQNDNHSPDLLAFGLYCTNHLMLPMLQSWLRRSQRTFQGWLTSGANFKHCMGKTTELVLTWMVHPNRKSVENHIYLMFKQLLLILIECTVIPVETIARLGCSCFRHIITSQSQCFSRKEWNVLCLSLCRASQITLYPLHQIMSPFYAGSSNFYGDMGDVKVAARRDSSKRETHRLAQLAQQVLLLDQQRSELQSFPDNPDVEERSFLFLLNPPGLNQNGDGLSDASLIRVPLRALLTGLTAHHILLQMMGTLLLKGTNHIIPSLANLLLQSSIMTPMTPGDGSAKSFEEGHVSLPGNLPNLTSENVQMILCSLRFSHQSALEFDCRPGMKFLVQKVAQLSNAANLYKQAGASWCLMALTLFHLCLARLRDSEVTPKEIKRSLEQEHRNRNTSQFSAVQTGKVSKEGEADTLIIESVSTTNEFFVDLHNLFLDICELYVDIIVDKEGHHNKMDEMSKQQLYFLTVEPDDFQAVFKQSSRESISRKSSTPSGRQTPSSIMSDKSDSPKASGMNSSSPKRPFHFSDFTSQPIRPDSPNVSEDSDIQAHRLIKGGSMTSNANKEDGDVFFNEEEEVFRVTTQAEYDAMMSEFRFRKGKRSLPSTSSKDPLQSVGMLDDSERSTTSKGSQGRARRNPFMARASRRISNSDETDPEIASQQRSSLMADSEAQIKVWTELVQVFLHLSLELSESDFQKFLPLLFPGVKALTVHAQDDELKQNVAAFFQRVANIYGFDSDA from the exons ATGGAGGATGCTCTTCAGAAGCTCATGAAGGAGTCTGGCGCCTCAAAATATGCTAATATTGCCACATCAGCTAACCGAGCTCTCG ATGTACTCGAATCTTACACGAGAGCTCCCTCATTTGAGAACCgaaaaaatgtcttggaagCTGTGCAACATGCTTTGGCCCATGGAAACCAAAAGCTGATTTCCCAAGCCATTGTGGTGCTTCAAAAAATGGTTCGAGATGACCGTTTCCattccaaagaaattgaaaaggacCAATACCAATGGATGTCATATCAAGTCATTGGAGCCTTAGATGactcctcttcgtcttcaagTTTAAACGAAGAGCAAAAACAAGAGCTCTTAAAG GTTTTACTCTCGTTGTCTTGCAATCCGGGATGGATCATGAATGGAAGTTTAGTAGTTCAGGGCTTGAATTTATGCCTAAATCTCCATACAACCGGAAACAATGGAACTAAGGCCGCGGCACAAGCGACTTCCGCTCAAATTATTTCGGAATATTGTAAAGATCTCGACAAAACCTCTCAAGAGGACAAGTTCAACGACGCCATGGGGTTATTCCAATTTCTCGGCTCTAAAATGGAGGATATACCCAA GGATTCGGGAGAAAGTGGATCAGAGATAGGACTGATTCTTCAATGTTTGATCACTTTGATCGCCACGATACCCAGGGAAATCGTGGCGAATGAGCATTTCCAGAAGCTGATCCCAAAGCTGACTTCCACGCTGCTCAATTACATTGGACACATAGAGAAACAAAGCAACGAGAAGGGTGGtttttggaagaagaaaaactctGAGGAGATCGTCTTAAGCGAACATCAATGCAAGATTGTCTATTCTGTCGTTATCGAGCTTACCAAACTTTTGGGATCAAGTCCCAGTCTGAGGCCGGTTTTGGAAAGCCTCCTTCACAGAGTATTCACGTGTTCTCCTACCAATCAGAGATTGCAAATGATCAAGGGTCTCACCGAG CTGTTTTCGGATGTCTCTCAACTAACAAATCTCACAGTGTACAATTTTGGTCAAGTTCACGAAGATCCCgttgcattgatggcatt AGTGATGAAATGTTTGGAAATCAGTTACAAGGATTGTCCGACTACACTTGTCGAGCTCTTGAAATGTTTCCATCAACTGTTCGCAACATTGAATAATCTGTCCATGGGATATGGAATCAACACTATTGAAAAGGCCCACAGGATCCAAAGCTTGTACCCAACTTTGAAATCGAGCGATTATGAAG GACCAACAAGCTACGATTACTACAAAAAGCAGTCCCAAAGCAAAAGTTCAGAAAAAGGTTCAGCTGAACAAAAAGTAAGGACAATGTCCGACGAAGATGAGGGTTCAAATGACGATGCTCGTGATGAAGAGGGTCAGGAGAGTTCGCCGAAAAGGCTCCAATCTGACGAAGAACCGGATCAAAAAGTGGATGGCCCTTTTCCGCATAAATCTAGGGAAGATTCAGCTGAACATAGGCGAAAAGAGAATCCTCAAGAGGACGAAACAACTAGCGAAATACCCAAAGAGGCCCAAGAACAAGATCATTTGGACAAGAATCCCAAAGACGACGAAAGCGACAATCAGTCGTTGGCATCCGACGCCACCGATGGGCCAGAAGAAGGTTACGAGGATGAGCAATCCACACTTCGG CTCGATGCCTACGTGGACGAAGCAAGCCAAGTGGAAGCCGAAGCGAGTGTTTATCGAAGCGGAAAGATCCCGAAGCTCCTAGTTGATGACCAAGCCCGAGCAGAATTGAAAACCAATCTCTGTCGATTGGACAGTGAGCCAGATAACGATGCTGTCAATGAGGTCGAGCGGGAAAATGCCCGGATCTTCATCAAGAAACTGAAGGAAAGTCTCGACCACATCATAAGTGCTCGAGGTTCGGTGGAAATCGACAACCGCATCCAAGAATTTGCTTCCAAATTCTGCCATG AATTCTCCACCCATTCCATCGAGAACTGTGGGGCGACGTCAGGTCGTCGAGTTGTGATACTTAATGCCGACGGCGTCTACTTAACTTGCTACAGTGCATTGCACTTGAACATGCAATTGTCCATGGCCGGATTCTATAGCTCGGACCTCAAAGATGAAGACAACAGTATTCGATTGCTCTCATGGGAAAGTTTCATGAACAATATTCTGGCCAGTGGACTTCTGATTTACGTGTCTCCCATCTGGCTCTCGGAAGTCTATGACCAGGTCACGGAGGTGGATATCTTTGAATTCGGCTGGAAACTAGAGAGCGGGAAAATGAACGGCTTGAGGAACCTGCTGGTGGATCTGGACGGAATGAACCGCACTGAGAAGGGGGCTCAACTGGTTTGCGAGTATCGCCGATTTCGACCGGATCTCCAATGGAGCCGAAACGTAGAGGACGACGGAGAAATCAAGGCCTGGGCTGGAAAGCTTCTGGCCAGAAGGATCCTCACCTCGGGTTGGAGTCCATTCTTATCGCTTTTACATCAAGCTTTGGGCCCTTACTTACAGCTCTCGAATGGAGGGCGCTCCAATGGTTTGGCCGGATTGCTGGCCCCCTCCAAGAAGAAATCAAAGGTCAACTTTGGTGATGAACGCTTGGCCAATGGGTTGGAATGTCTTCGCAAGGCATTGGGCCTTTGTCAGAAACTGGAAATGCATGATCGTTGTGGGCAAATGCTCGAACCTTTGACCTCTTTGATTTGCCCAGACCTCCTCAATTTACCAAATGAGGCTCGGGAAGGGCAGCGGAGAAACTTGAACAATCTTCTCATTGTCGAGGAAGTGCTTCAAGATGCTCTCGAGGCGGGATCGCAATCCATTGACTGCTGGAAGTACATTATGCG atGCGTCACATACATTCTTTATACGAGTAATGGACGAGGAGATTTGCAGATAGGTGcttcaaagatgaaaaactcGAGCCGCAAAAAAGATTCGACCAACCCCGGAGATGTCAACgacttgaatttgaagtttgaCTCACCGGAGCAGGGTGAAAACACTTT CTCGTTCTCGTCATTCGCTTTGCCTCCGGGCTTTGATCGGGAAACCGATCACGTTGAGAATTTGAGCGACATCCTCGCCCACTACACTGAGGTCAAGGAGCGTAACACGATTTTGACCCCTGAGGAGACCACTCAAGCCAATGGGTTGCTGCTGAAGCGCATTGATCAACTCTTTGACGACGCTGCCAAGAAGCTGAATCTGAAGGCCCTGGTGGGATTTTTATCCGAGCTCTGCTTTTGTTCTCACAAAGAATTGTTGGTGGTTTTCCCTCGGAAATCGGGTGCCCTCTCCACCAAGATCAAGCACCAAAGGCAAAGACAACAGAAATCTCAAGTGTTTTCGAGTGCGACAGCCAACGATTCCCTGCTCTTCCACCGAATCAGCGAAGTCATGCTCAAATGTGTGAAGAGCGGTCGACCGTTATTACACATCGTCAAGGCTTGGGCTCTGGTGGGCCAGCATCTAATGGAG GCTGCTTGTCATAAGGAAGGGATTATAGCTCAAAAGGCCGTTCAATACATACACGACATCGTGACAGTGTTCCTCCAAAACACGAGCGAGTTCCCctatttccatttcaatgagTCACTCTTCAAACCCTTCGAGAATTTGGTGTGCATGGATCTTTGCGACATGGACACCCAAGACCAC ATTGTGTCGAGTATATGCGAATTTGTGGAGGCTAGCACCACGGAGATCGGCTCCGGCTGGCGATCCCTATTTGGAACGCTCAAAGCGGTGCATTTTCCATATACTGAAGCCATTCAAGTCACGGACGCACATTGGCAAGCGGTGCTTGACGTCTTTGAAGCATTCCTGGCCACGGAGAACCCCCAGGTGTTTGCTAATGCCGCCTTGGACTATGTCACTTGTCTCATTCATCACATCCGAGGATCCGAAGAACGACAGCAACTGGAGGAGCTGGTCAGTCTCAAAGATGTGGAGAAGGTTCACTTGCCCAACGATGGTTCAGGGGAAAATCTGACCCAGTCGGCTTTGGGATACATCATGCAATGTCACGAGATCCTGGGCCGCATGTACAACATGTCCTGCTGCCCCGTGTTCCAAGGGGCTCACCGAGTTCACTTGCTAGATGTACCACAAGTGGTGGATCCAGTCGTGCCTGAGATGGAAGTGATCAGCTTTGGTGATGCTAGTCAAACCTTGCCACATTTTCCTTACTCATACGCAGAGCTTCAAACCTCGGAATCATTACCTACGGAAGATTACGACCAGCTCTTTGCCATGAGCAACAACCATAGGGGGCTTTTACGAGTCTGGTATTTGCTGTTGGATGGAATGACATCTGCTGTTATCAATTGTCCACGCAGCCAGCAGTCTTTAGCAGCGGATGCTCTTTTCACCATCTTTGGGTCTTTACAAAACGACAATCACAGCCCAGATCTGCTTGCCTTTGGCCTCTATTGTACGAACCATTTGATGCTGCCCATGCTGCAGTCATGGTTACGTCGATCCCAGAGGACTTTCCAAGGGTGGCTGACTTCGGGAGCCAATTTCAAGCATTGCATGGGTAAGACCACGGAACTGGTTCTTACCTGGATGGTTCACCCCAATCGAAAATCTGTGGAAAACCATATCTATTTGATGTTTAAACAACTCCTCCTGATTCTAATCGAGTGCACCGTCATCCCTGTCGAAACCATAGCTCGCTTGGGTTGCTCGTGTTTCAG aCACATCATCACGTCTCAATCGCAATGTTTCAGTCGGAAAGAATGGAACGTACTCTGTCTGTCGCTTTGTCGAGCCTCGCAAATAACTTTGTACCCGCTTCATCAGATAATGAGTCCATTCTATGCAGGATCCAGCAATTTCTATGGAGATATGGGGGACGTTAAAGTAGCTGCCAGACGGGATTCAAGCAAGCGAGAAACCCATCGGCTCGCCCAATTAGCTCAGCAG GTTTTGCTCTTGGATCAACAAAGGAGTGAGCTGCAAAGCTTCCCAGACAACCCTGATGTTGAGGAGCGATCCTTTCTGTTCCTTTTAAACCCTCCGGGTTTAAACCAAAACGGGGATGGCCTCAGCGATGCCTCGCTAATTCGAGTCCCTTTAAGAGCCTTGTTGACAGGTCTGACGGCTCATCATATTTTACTCCAAATGATGGGCACGCTGCTACTGAAAGGCACTAATCACATCATACCCAG TCTGGCCAATCTGTTGCTTCAAAGCTCTATTATGACTCCAATGACTCCTGGAGATGGTTCGGCCAAATCTTTTGAGGAGGGACACGTCAGCTTGCCCGGCAATCTGCCTAATTTGACCTCTGAAAACGTGCAAATGATCCTTTGCTCGTTACGCTTCTCACATCAATCCGCCTTGGAATTCGATTGCCGACCGGGAATGAAGTTTCTCGTTCAGAAAGTTGCTCAACTGAGTAATGCTGCTAATTTGTACAAGCAAGCAGGGGCATCATGGTGTTTAATGGCACTCACTTTATTTCATCTGTGCTTGGCCAGGTTAAGAGATTCCGAAGTCACTCCCAAGGAGATCAAACGTTCTCTGGAGCAGGAGCATCGAAACCGGAACACCAGTCAGTTCTCGGCCGTCCAAACCGGCAAGGTTTCCAAAGAAGGGGAAGCCGACACTCTGATCATCGAGAGCGTTTCTACCACCAACGAGTTCTTCGTGGACCTCCACAACTTATTCCTAGACATTTGCGAGTTGTACGTGGATATTATCGTGGATAAGGAAGGGCATCATAACAAGATGGATGAGATGAGCAAGCAGCAGCTCTATTTTCTAACCGTTGAACCTGATGATTTCCAAGCCGTCTTCAAACAGTCGAGTCGTGAAAGTATCTCCCGAAAAAGTTCAACGCCATCAGGTCGTCAAACACCCTCAAGTATCATGTCTGACAAATCTGACTCACCTAAAGCCTCGGGTATGAATTCTTCGTCCCCAAAGCGACCGTTTCACTTCTCTGATTTCACGTCCCAACCCATTCGCCCGGACTCGCCCAATGTGAGCGAAGACTCGGACATCCAGGCCCATCGATTGATCAAGGGCGGATCAATGACCTCCAACGCCAACAAGGAGGATGGGGACGTGTTCTTcaacgaggaagaagaggtcTTCCGGGTGACCACTCAAGCTGAGTACGATGCTATGATGTCCGAATTCAGATTTCGAAAGGGCAAGCGATCCCTGCCCTCTACCTCATCCAAGGACCCTCTCCAGAGTGTTGGAATGCTAGACGACTCAGAGCGCTCCACCACGTCGAAAGGTTCGCAAGGCAGAGCCCGAAGAAATCCTTTCATGGCGCGAGCGAGTCGTCGGATTTCCAATAGCGACGAAACCGACCCCGAGATCGCCAGCCAACAACGCTCGAGTTTGATGGCAGATAGCGAGGCTCAAATCAAAGTCTGGACCGAGTTGGTCCAAGTATTCCTACACTTGTCCTTGGAACTCTCCGAATCCGACTTCCAGAAATTCCTACCCCTTCTTTTTCCAGGGGTCAAAGCCCTCACGGTTCATGCGCAAGACGACGAGCTGAAACAGAACGTAGCAGCATTTTTCCAACGAGTGGCCAACATTTACGGCTTTGACTCTGATGCATAA